Proteins from a genomic interval of Benincasa hispida cultivar B227 chromosome 7, ASM972705v1, whole genome shotgun sequence:
- the LOC120080913 gene encoding major pollen allergen Ole e 6-like yields MAKKMMAVFLMCIVVVAALQFATANEDEVTKYEAKFDAKYKSCYETCEKECLANGSGQSFCEVKCDEDCDEKEVADKLHIKLH; encoded by the exons atggCCAAGAAAATGATGGCAGTGTTTTTGATGTGCATTGTGGTGGTAGCTGCTTTGCAATTTGCCACTGCCAATGAGGATGAAGTGACCAAATATGAAGCCAAATTTGATGCCAAATACAAGTCTTGCTATGAAACTTGTGAGAAGGAATGCCTAGCAAATGGCAGTGGCCAAAGCTTCTGTGAAGTTAAATGTGATGAAGAttgtgatgaaaaagaagttgCTG ATAAACTACACATCAAATTGCATTGA